In one window of Cryptococcus depauperatus CBS 7841 chromosome 3, complete sequence DNA:
- a CDS encoding cyclin-dependent kinase regulatory subunit, whose product MAPGKPATLEELSERIIYSDRYSDDKFEYRHVILPKQMLKLIPKRYFASDDSGLLRILEEDEWRGIGITQSLGWEHFEVHAPEPHILLFRRPLPNPPSKR is encoded by the exons ATGGCTCCTGGGAAGCCCGCCACGCTTGAGGAGCTCTCTGAGAG AATAATCTATTCCGATCGAT ACTCTGACGACAAATTTGAGTACCGTCATGTcattcttccaaaacaaaTGCTCAAACTTATTCCTAAACGATACTTTGCCTCTGACGACTCTGGCTTGTTGAGGATCTtagaagaggatgaatgGCGTGGCATTGGCATCACCCAGTCATTGGGTTGGGAACATTTTGAAGTTCATG CTCCTGAACCTCATATTC TTCTCTTCCGACGACCACTT CCTAACCCACCATCTAAACGATAG